Proteins from a genomic interval of Desulfofustis limnaeus:
- the ispD gene encoding 2-C-methyl-D-erythritol 4-phosphate cytidylyltransferase: protein MNQRAAVIIVAAGSGSRMQAAVPKQYLPLAGRPLLTHSIAPFARCPFVERIIVVVPAERIEETREILAAYLADWPPVSIVAGGRRRQDSVKNGLDRIHDDDQIVLVHDGARPFVSATLIERCFNEIVATGAAIAAVPVKDTVKQAGIDRRVAATVDRTHLWLAQTPQGARKAHLVEAFARLGNRDVTDESSLLEAAGIPVQLVPGEETNIKITTPEDLVFAEAMVAKQTPQIKIGHGFDAHRFSTGRPLVLGGVHIDHHRGLAGHSDADVVTHALCDALLGAMGEGDIGRHFPDHDPAYANIRSLLLLDRVMARAASLRLTVANADITIICQAPRLAPHLETMQANLARCCHVVPGAINIKATTTERMGFTGREEGIACHAVVLLHNPLQQETN from the coding sequence ATGAATCAGCGTGCCGCGGTCATCATCGTTGCTGCGGGAAGCGGCTCCCGCATGCAGGCGGCCGTTCCCAAACAATACCTGCCTCTGGCTGGCAGGCCTCTGCTCACTCACAGCATCGCCCCCTTTGCCCGCTGCCCCTTCGTGGAACGTATTATCGTCGTGGTTCCTGCCGAGCGGATTGAAGAAACTCGGGAGATATTGGCCGCATATCTAGCCGACTGGCCCCCCGTCAGCATCGTCGCCGGTGGCCGCCGACGTCAGGACTCGGTGAAAAACGGTCTCGATCGGATACACGACGACGACCAGATCGTCCTCGTTCATGACGGCGCTCGCCCCTTCGTTTCGGCCACCTTGATCGAGCGGTGTTTCAACGAGATCGTGGCGACCGGTGCCGCCATTGCTGCCGTCCCGGTCAAAGACACGGTGAAACAGGCAGGGATCGATCGACGGGTGGCGGCAACCGTTGACCGCACTCATCTGTGGCTGGCCCAAACCCCGCAAGGTGCTCGAAAAGCGCACCTGGTCGAGGCCTTTGCCCGCCTCGGTAATCGCGACGTCACGGACGAGTCGTCTCTGCTCGAGGCGGCCGGGATTCCGGTTCAACTGGTGCCCGGCGAAGAAACGAACATCAAGATAACCACCCCCGAAGACCTTGTCTTCGCCGAAGCCATGGTAGCCAAACAAACACCGCAGATAAAAATTGGACACGGCTTCGACGCCCACCGGTTCAGCACCGGCCGCCCCCTGGTACTCGGTGGGGTGCACATCGACCACCACCGTGGCCTTGCCGGCCATTCCGATGCCGACGTGGTCACCCACGCCCTCTGCGACGCCCTTCTGGGCGCCATGGGCGAAGGGGATATCGGCCGTCATTTTCCAGACCACGATCCCGCCTATGCCAACATCCGCTCACTGCTGTTGCTCGATCGGGTCATGGCGCGGGCCGCCTCCCTCCGCCTGACCGTGGCCAATGCCGACATCACCATTATCTGTCAGGCTCCGCGGCTCGCTCCGCACCTGGAGACGATGCAGGCCAACCTTGCCCGCTGCTGCCACGTCGTCCCCGGAGCCATCAACATCAAGGCAACAACCACGGAACGAATGGGCTTTACCGGCAGGGAAGAGGGTATCGCCTGTCATGCCGTAGTCTTGTTACATAATCCACTCCAACAGGAAACCAACTGA
- a CDS encoding Nif3-like dinuclear metal center hexameric protein: protein MPVTVSDILARLDALAPFASAESWDNVGLLVGTRNRPVRSILIALDPTNRLLDEAIAIGADTIITHHPIIFRPLSAIDTDDPNGRFLETALRHQVTVIASHTNLDSARNGVSDALADLLGVREREPLLPAATGQPDGTGLGRIGRYPVALSGDAFLARLLEALQLPCCDIAGRMPATVQTVALCGGSGGDFAEQAKARGADLYVTAEVKHHVARWAEECSFCVIDGTHYATERPTVQLLARSLTAIAREQQWKLTVTTTTTERHPFTRFMNPSANNHQPTGEGS, encoded by the coding sequence ATGCCAGTCACCGTTTCCGACATCCTCGCTCGCCTTGACGCCCTGGCCCCCTTCGCCAGTGCTGAATCCTGGGATAATGTCGGCCTTCTCGTCGGCACCAGGAATCGACCGGTCCGTTCCATTCTGATCGCCCTGGATCCAACCAATCGACTGCTCGACGAGGCGATCGCCATCGGCGCCGACACCATCATCACCCATCACCCGATTATTTTCCGACCGCTTTCAGCCATCGACACCGACGACCCGAATGGCCGGTTCCTGGAAACGGCGCTGCGTCACCAAGTAACCGTTATCGCCAGCCATACCAACCTGGACAGTGCCCGCAACGGAGTAAGCGATGCGCTGGCCGATCTTCTCGGCGTGAGAGAACGAGAGCCACTCCTGCCGGCAGCAACAGGACAGCCTGACGGCACCGGTCTGGGCAGAATCGGCAGGTACCCTGTCGCCCTTTCCGGAGATGCCTTTCTGGCCCGTCTTCTCGAGGCCTTACAGCTCCCCTGCTGCGACATCGCCGGGAGGATGCCGGCTACCGTGCAGACGGTCGCTCTGTGCGGTGGCAGCGGCGGCGATTTCGCCGAACAGGCCAAGGCACGCGGTGCGGATCTCTACGTGACGGCAGAGGTGAAACACCACGTGGCCCGTTGGGCCGAGGAGTGCTCTTTCTGCGTTATTGACGGAACCCACTACGCCACCGAAAGGCCGACGGTGCAACTCCTCGCCCGGAGCCTTACCGCCATTGCCCGGGAACAACAGTGGAAACTCACTGTTACCACTACCACCACGGAACGCCATCCATTTACCCGTTTTATGAACCCCAGCGCCAATAACCACCAACCCACAGGAGAAGGATCTTGA
- a CDS encoding zinc ribbon domain-containing protein gives MNEIIEQLVELQEIDLKIDQIDNDIKAEQEELDQRIAELEQRQNRIGEQEARITELEKERRTLEDEMTDKIAHVKERQSKMMQVQTSREQTALLKEIEDAKKNAKENEDKIVAIMEEVERLNASMTEEKNLLKAEKELLTEAREKVSGAIDDLNKGKKTKLNRREKQAEAINGSMIRKYELLRSRRSGLAIVNVLQGVCQGCFMNLPPQQFNRLLRGDQILECPSCQRLLYHQRQDEE, from the coding sequence TTGAACGAAATCATTGAACAATTGGTAGAGCTGCAGGAAATCGACCTGAAGATCGACCAGATCGACAACGACATCAAGGCTGAACAGGAAGAACTTGATCAGCGGATCGCCGAACTCGAACAACGTCAGAACCGTATCGGTGAGCAGGAAGCGCGCATAACCGAGTTGGAAAAAGAGCGCCGCACCCTGGAGGACGAGATGACTGACAAGATTGCCCATGTCAAAGAGCGGCAATCGAAAATGATGCAGGTGCAGACCAGCCGGGAGCAGACCGCCCTGCTCAAGGAAATTGAAGACGCCAAGAAAAACGCCAAAGAAAACGAGGATAAGATCGTCGCCATCATGGAAGAGGTCGAGCGATTGAACGCTTCCATGACCGAAGAGAAAAACCTGCTGAAAGCGGAAAAAGAACTGTTGACCGAAGCCAGGGAAAAAGTCAGCGGGGCCATCGACGATTTGAACAAGGGCAAGAAGACCAAACTGAACCGACGGGAAAAGCAGGCCGAGGCGATCAACGGCTCGATGATCCGTAAATACGAGTTACTTCGCTCCCGACGCAGCGGTTTAGCCATCGTCAATGTGCTTCAGGGTGTCTGCCAGGGCTGTTTCATGAATCTGCCGCCGCAGCAATTCAACCGACTGCTACGCGGCGACCAGATCCTGGAATGCCCGTCCTGTCAGCGACTTCTCTACCACCAGCGGCAGGACGAGGAATAA